The genomic segment tttaatcttttaaaagttataaagatatagactattaaaatgatgaaattatatttttactatcgtaaaaattataatttaatttcagtccctaaaataattttcttgcttcaagtttctttaaattttaattttacgaaCTCAAGCTCCTCCATTGAATGGCATCTTATTTATGTGTATGTGCTTTGATTTCCTAAAGTTTGTCTACACAGTCGTACCCACagtatttagaaaataataataaagaaccAAAGCAACATAACTAGCAACTCTTAACCAAAGTCACATGGACTATTCCTTTTCACTCATATGCGTATACGTATTATCCTTTGAAGAAATGATTTGACACAGATATGAAGACAAGTCTTTGTTGCAGATCTCAACAATTACTAATACAAAGAAGACAACATAAGGGGCACGGAAAGCACTCGGAGCGTGGTTTCTTGTATGCCTAGGGAAGAATATCCACCGTCAACTGTCTTTGACTCTGGTATTGGTCACTTAAGCCACTAAGATCTGATATGAAATTATCACTTTGCCGTTAAGATCTGTTACCTCCCAAACGATAGTCCGACGTGGTAGTTAAAAGAGGTTTTAAATGCCAATGTGAATGTCTAACCaagtaaataaaagtaaaatttctttttatgaAAGTAGAATTTTTCTCTAGTTTAAACAGAAGCAAtaattgagttttttttgttACCATCataaaaaagaagagaataaCATAATGACAGAGACTCACCAACCTCTATACTTGCTTGCTATTGTGGTTGCCCAGAGAGCTTTATGGTCGAATGAAAATTCAGGTAAAAAATTCTTCGGGTGTCCAAATTATGGGAATGAGAGAAGGCGTTGTTGCCGTTTTTTTCTACTAATTTGATCCACCTATGGTACCTCGTGCAAAGGCGTTGTTGGACTCTTAAGGTGGTGTCCAAATTATTGAATCGATCATTTGTTCgttcattttgaataaaaaaatccaaTCATTTGATGAACACTAAATTTGATTTTTACTATTTCGATTCAATAAAGATGACTATAAAAATAAATGGTTTTTTCAATCAAAATGGAAAcgaaaactaaatataaaaagaagACCAATGTTTTTTTTTCCAGTTCAAGGATTAATCTGATGCATGAGTTTTGATTATTTTGGGAAACCAAATTAACATGTTCCTttgattaatttagaaaaatcaatTAATTCACTTGACTAGACATCCTTATTggcatttaaaacttattttaacTACCACGTCGGACTATCGTTTGGGAGGTAACGATCTTAACGGAAAAGTGATAATTTCGCaacaaaatgataacgtaagtgactaaaacgtaacatctcaaacataaatgactaaaatataacttaagtcaaacaaaaatgattattttgatagtttacccaaaaataaataattactcAGTTCTCCTGAATGAGTGTTTTATTCTATCGTCCAACCCTATTGATACTTTTCCCTTCTCCATTTAAATTCCTTAAAATTCTTCTTAAAGAGCAAAAAGGGTTATTTTTGGCTTTGGCTTTCTCTTTGTTTGCTTATGTTCATCTCCCTAACCCACGTAATTTCTTTCTACTTTGTTTTGGTGTTTGTGTGAAATTTGGTGATCTTGTTTCTTTTTGGAGggttttttcattttgattattgTATGTGTTTTTTACAGTAAAGTACATCAAtagttattcaattttaattaaaataataaaataatcattactaaattaaaaaaaataacaaatcaattaTTTTCTGTTACAAATGTAGAAACTCAGATTAAGAACTCTAGTTGCTGGAAGAAGAAGCAGCAGAAGCAGAAGAGAAGAATTGGAGATACCCGTAGTTGATTTgagttttctctttcattttctttgttgattTTCTCAGCATCCAAACAATGGAGAGTTTAGCTCCACTGCTCCTTTATCGTTGCCGCCGCCATTGCCATTGCCACTGCCACCACTCCTTTCTCACTTAATCCTGATGTTTCCCTCCCTTTCTACTCTAAACCCATATCCAAACTATCTCCGCCGTCCATTTTCTTCATTCTCTGCCCTCTGATCCCCTCTCAATTCTCTCTTGTTTTCCCCTCTTTCCAAACGAAGAAACTCTTTACTTTTCCTTACTCATGCCACTTCTCAAAACGACAATGACTCACCACCTTAAACGACACCTTCTCCTCCTCTGCCACCGCAAGGAGCTAAACTCCTCCCTTTCCTCATCTAAATTTCATTAGGCAGTAGCAGCAGGGGAAGAAGAATAAGAGAAGTGATAGAGCAAGAACTTGAGACAACCCTTTGGTGCTTCAATGGAAATGGAAGCAGAAGATGAAAGATAACCATTCATGGATGATATTTTTAACAGCTTGAAAAGCTCTTATAGAACCCTTTTCCCAAAATTCAATCTTCCCTTTCTTCTTTTGAAAAATGTTctctgcttcttctttttttaaaatcgttttcgtcttttcttcctcctctctACTTTCATTTACTTTCTAGTTCAATATCCGACGAGCTCCAGCGTCGAGTTCATTGACGTCGGGCGGTGGAGCTGGTAAAAAACTTcactttttatattaaaaaaaaattctatatgcATCTTTTGTGTTCTCAAAAAATCTTTTTAGAACTCGTATCTGGTAGAATGTTTTCCTTTTTGCAAGGGTTCGTTTAGTGTTGTGTTATTATGAAACTCTATGTTGTTTCAATATGTTTCTCACTGGTACAAACTGTATTGCCAAGTTGGATTAGTTGAAAATTTCGCTTTCTCTTCAAATTGGCACTCTATCAGTAGAGTAGAGGGAAAATAAGGGTTCTCAACTCTCACtgcaatttgaatttaaaaattctgaTTTAATCTTAAAagtctttttaataaaaatcaaaataaccctgatttaaaatttcaatttaaaaatttaattaataacaatttaaactACAAATCAAAACAAGCATACCCAAAAATGGAAACTTGATATGATCCACAGTACTtaggaaataataataaagaaccAAAGCAACATAACATGGACTATTCATTTTCACTAAAGTAACCATGTTCGCATATTGAAGAAATGATTTGATGTTGCCATGTTGGCAAGGCTGTTATTAAGACAAGTCTTTGTTGCAGCAGCAACTGCGATCACTAATGCAAAGAAGACAACGTAAGGAGCACAGAAAGCACTCGGACCGTGGTTTCTTGTATGCCTTGAGAAATAATGCCTCAAAGAATTGTCGGTTAGGCTGGTGAATGAACTGCTTTTGAATCTGGTATTGATCACTTAAGCCAAGATGTGCCATAAGAAGGCAGACATGAGTGAGCAGTTCGCCACCTCTCCTGAGTTGTTGGGCATGTTCTTTCCACCCACAATGGACTGCAGCATAGGCCAGCAATTCCACCCACACTTTGTTAATCATCTCCCACTTCTCATCACATCCCCAATTACTCTGATCTTCTGGTTTAAGTGCCTGTAGTTGCTTTCCAAGCCTATTGCCATAGAAGAGAACCGATTTGCATCTATCTCCTTTTACTTCTTCCAATGAGATTTCAGTTTTAACTCGAAGTAACTCATAACAAGCTTTATCTACATGATTCTTAATTACCTCTTTCTTTCGTTTAAAAAAACGAACAGCCTCCTCACAGGTGTCTCTGTATCTTATCTCACCAATGCCTTTGGGCAGCATATTTGGACACATGACAAGAAGATAAAGCATGTAATCTGATAAACATTTACTGATTTTGCTAGATTTTGTGATACTAGGGTGGTTGAATCTCGTAAGATCATCATAGTAACAGAGTTCAGTAGCAATGTGCCAAAGAAGAAGGCTATGGTCGAATTCTACCCCAACTGTGCTCCACTCAAGATGCTTATCACATTTGATTTCTTTAAGCACATGATCACCTCTGTGTGTTAATAATGTCTTGCATAAGTTGATGTCATATAGGTTATCCTCGATTCTCTTACTTTTCTCTTTTAGTTGTTGGAAGATCAGATCTTTCAGTTCAGGAACCACACCTTGCCAAGTTACATTCATCATCTTCTCGGATATTTCATATATGCCAAGAGACTTTTGAAATCCAATCCAACGAGGGGTGATAGCCTCTCTTAGGCAAACATCCATGATATTGTACTGGGATATGATTCTTGCCCACCTCTTAACATTTGTTGGTTGTTTAGAACGGCCCATTCCAAATCTAGTGAGGAACAACATTGTCCAATCAGAGTAAGTAAGGATGACGAGTGCATAAACCTCCAAAACAACAGCTCCAAATAGTAGTATGTAAGTTATGGTGATGTCGGCTGTTGAATATCCATTTTgcttaaaaaatataagaatcgAGAAGGTAACCAATGCAGAAACAGATGCCAAGAAACTGATAACGCGAAGCAAGATCCCAAACCAGGAGTACACAAAATTTGCTTTAGTGTAGAGCAAATCATACAGAAATGAAAGCTCAACTTCTACCAACTGGAAGGCTTCTTCTGATGACTTGTTGCTAATTATAGAGTGGCAATCTGTTCGCTCATAATAGCCAAGGATAAGGTCCGCAAATAAATATTTGAATCTCTTGAACAAATATCCAGCTTGATGAAGATAATCATTTGACTTCACATCTTCATGTGGTAAAACCGTTAGTGCCACAGGGTCCCTATCATTGCCATCTCTATTTTCCACAAATTCAACATAATCAGGCCCGGCATCCGGAGCTGAGAGCAGTGAACTTCTAAAATGTTTAGCACTAGATGACCTAAGCACCCAAGTCCTCTCCCCATACTTTATAATGCCAGCAATGAACACTGGAATGGCTATAAATGTGAGGGTAGTGTCACCCCCTGACCTCGAGAACACATAGAATGCAACTCCAACCTCAACAATAAGGCCAAGTAGATGCCTTAACCACAATTCATTGTCTTCTAAGGCATAAGCTGTTATAATATCTGGACCGCCGAGGTGCAACAGAAGGAATGGTGCCCAAAAAGATTGAAGTAAATCATTTGGTTTCAAACATTTTTGTCCACAATATCCACCCAGTGTGGCAAGATTGCCCAATGCAACAGTTGCAACCCAATCTGCTGACATGTATGCTGCCCAAACAATGATCCTGATCCATATTCTTGTGGTAAGCTTTCTTCGAGAACCAAATACAACAAGAATTACTTGTAATAAAAGGCTGACTAAAACCAGTACTCGGATCTCCCATCCAgtccaaacatgcattaatttATCTGCAAAAGTTTTTGCGACCATTCTCCTTGAATTGAAAGACCAAACCAGCTGCAAACACTACAAATTTAGACACAAATAATActgaataaaaatttaatttttgaatgcaAGATGCCACAAAAGAAAGAATTCTTTTATAGATGCTAAAACAAACTATATGAAtctttacaaaattaaaataaaaatgtactaattttttgaataacaaaaaatatgtttatatttcATACACAAGTAGTAGGATAATAGCTATgttaaaaggaaaaagttattgAGAATACCTTTTCAAGGGGTAAAATTTTGTTGAGATAAGGAACTTGACACAAATTAAGCAACACTGATCTactaatgaagaagaagaagaagctagcGATTAGCTAGCTTAGTTTTATGCTCAAAGCACTATGAGAAACGAAAGAGATAGAAGATATTGAGAAGCAAGCAATGAGAAAATCCATAGTCTCCTACAAGTCATAACATGCATTTTAATGTCAAATAACTCTAGCCAAAGTGTAACATCCCGCTCGGCTGAATCCTTTAGCCAAATACTGCTCAAAGGAATAAGACGGATAAGACGAGTCTAGAAGTGAATAGTGTTAAAGAGAGTCAAAAGTTAAGAGCTATTTAAGTGCGCCTATGATTGCTTAAGGTAGGTGAACATTAGATCAACACATAGCGACTAAGAAGAATGTCTGGTAAGGAAGGATTCGCCCCAAAAGCCTTTGCTTGGCGTATGCAGGATGGGCGAAGCCTATTATAGGAAATAAGGAAGGATACCTTACGACAAGAAGCTTATGTCgatgataagtgctaaaagtaatatgttttaattccattcttaatGCGATTTTAGGTGATTATTcaatgttaatggtgaattttatactcctaatcttttaaattcacatttttatacttaggagagcatttgggagaacAAGGAGTGAAAACCGAAAAATCAAAATAAGGTACAAGAGCCACATGGGATAACCccttccacacggcctggcaacatggtcgtgtgagacacatgggctgccacacagccatgtggtagGCCATGCTGATTTCGTGAATTTACACATTGAACTATGGGAAAACGTGGTTTTTAGGTTTTTTGAGCATTTTAAGACTTAGATATGaccaaaaataagaagataagaATGAGCtgtcatagaatattcaagaagaTAAGAATGTTCTGTTGAGgagtatgtatatacataaacacaTCTGAAAGCATGATGGAGCCTTTGCATGGATAAGTTACATGAGTTGCATGTATGAAAAAATGAATGCACTTGTGCATAGTAGTCTGTTAAGTATGAGTCTGTATAAAGAGTCTGATTGCATGTGAGTTTGTTGGGATAGTAAACACGAATTCTGGCCATGGCAAGAGgaccatatagtgtaagacctaGTTTGGGACTATGAAATCATATGGGGATATGAGAACCATATAATGTAAGACCTAGTTTGAGACTATGACGTCATGTGGGAAAAAGGATAAAGGACGATTAGGCGAGTACCAAGAGATGAGGGGCAAACCTTAATAtgttgagtttaggcaaatccttATTTTCAAAAACATGATTTACCAAAATGTGAAAGCCTTTGTGGGACGTTGAGTTTAGGCAAATACCTATCAACGAAAACTTCATTTATCGAAATGTGAAAGCCTTTGTAAATGTTCTTTGATAAGTGGAAACCTATGTGGCTATTCTCTGTTATATGTGAGTCCTAGTGGCAGAATCTGTTATATGTGAGCCTTTGTGGCTGAATATGTTATATACGGAAGCCCTTGTGCCTGTATCTATTACATGTGCCTTCGTGGAGAAGGCTGTTATATGTGGACGCCTTTGTGGCTATCTATTTGTATGGACTCCTCTATGGCTATTTTGTTTATGTGTTTGGACACCTTGATGACTATTTAATGTGAGAAGGTGCCTTTGTGGCAACCAAAAGTTATATGGATGCCCTTGTGGCTATCTAAGTTAATTGGAAACCTTCGTAGCTATCTATTGATCAAGCGAGCGTCTAAAGCTTCCCAAGACAAAGGAAGATAGTTGAAGCTATATGCTTTAATGGCATAGTCTGTGAAGTGGCCTCTGAACAAATATTTAATGGCAATACTGAAGTGGTGAACTCTGTCAATGAGATACCAACAAGACGAAGTTTGAGTAAATGACTCTCTGAAGGAAAGGTAAAGATATGGTATCTAATGAACTATGTCAAAAATATTCTGAATGTTAAAGATAAAGTGGACTTTGTATAAATGAAAAGTGAAAATGGTCAGTAAGGTGAAAGGGGCTAGAATAAAAAAATGTGGCGAAAACGAGAAGAGTAAAGTATCTTGCTAAAAGAGACATAGGCCAAAGAATACACAATGTGTTTAGTATGCTACGAGGGTGTGACCATGGGTAAGacaagaaaatttttaataaggTATGGTTTCTAAGAGGAAAAAATAAAGGATAATATGGTAAGCGTGACCTAGAAATGTAGGGAATGAATCTGGTAAGTATCCgctaagaagaaaagagaagggtTAAGCATTAGATTTATTACGATGAAATAGATCAGGTACTTATAGTTTATCTCCCTAAATTATTGTGAACTTATGGTAGTTGTTTCTGAATGCAAGAGTTGGTAGTAAAGAGTGCGCTGAGAGACGATGCCAATATTACGCTAGAAAGTAGTGGTTTGTGCTGATATGCATACAGAAAAGGGAAAGATCATGGCAGGGTTATAGTCCATGCCAAAAGAAAGCCAAAAGAGGATTATATGAACAAGTCACGAAGATATGATAATGTGTACGTTCATATGAAGGGTTATATGGCGTAGCTAACATCTACGTATAAGCTATAGAAATTTGTATATGTACGAAGTAAATTGAAATGATATCGATGGTATTCATAGTTTATTTAGAATGTAAAAGCAAACATGCAAtgtacaaatatttaataattataatatacacGAGGTAATTCAGTAAACAGAAGCAGAAAAATTTATTAAGCCATTGCTCGTCTAGTAGATAGGCAAATAGAAGAGTCTAAGTATGTTTGTCCTCAGGCGTAACACCCAATACTCGAATCCGATCGACCAGGTCGAGTGGAGGGCATTACACAAAGTGTTGAGGCAATTATTTGAACAATGCTACTAGTAGTTACAACTACACTTGGCATTGTGCAACCTGCACATTTTACTTTATTCAAAGTTTGcaatatttcaaaacaaaatagttaGGCCTTGATTTTTTCTATTGTCTGCTGTCTTGTAAATGTGTTGGGTCATCTTTGAAGATTGATCAATAAGAAGAAACATATCCTAAATATTGTATCAAATCAAATACAAGCAATTGGATCCTTTATTTTAAGGAGATTAGatcaaataaattaaactttaaattatCTCACACTTTATTAGGATATTCTCAACATTGTTTTTATTGCTATTTTGGTAgggatttgattttaatttatctagtatgttagcaagtcaaATATCACATTTTCATGATACTTGCATAGGTTTTGTTCCGAGAGTTTAAAACTTGATCTGTTCTTGAGGAATCCATTATTGTGAGTGCATTTTTTTAAGTAAACAAGTGAGTCACTTGGTTTACAAACTAAGTTTTCAGTGAGAAAACTTAGTAGAGAGAGATCTAGATCTTCGGTGTAAAAGTGAGGTTGTTATATCAGTGTGTGATAGGACTTAAATCAATATTTGTATGAGATTAAAGAGTGTAGATATTCTTTCAAGATAAAGACCTACAAATATAGAAAAATCAAACTAAGTAATCTATAACGTTGTATTCATTGTTGTTCTTTCACAAGTCTACTCACTAATATAACTACTCCCTTGTTCTTGTTGCAAGATGATCATTCATGCAGTGAACACACTTGGCGAACTCTCCAAGAATGGTGAACTCACAGCACATGGAGAGCCCTTCATGTTTGGTGAA from the Gossypium hirsutum isolate 1008001.06 chromosome D09, Gossypium_hirsutum_v2.1, whole genome shotgun sequence genome contains:
- the LOC107921441 gene encoding uncharacterized protein encodes the protein MVAKTFADKLMHVWTGWEIRVLVLVSLLLQVILVVFGSRRKLTTRIWIRIIVWAAYMSADWVATVALGNLATLGGYCGQKCLKPNDLLQSFWAPFLLLHLGGPDIITAYALEDNELWLRHLLGLIVEVGVAFYVFSRSGGDTTLTFIAIPVFIAGIIKYGERTWVLRSSSAKHFRSSLLSAPDAGPDYVEFVENRDGNDRDPVALTVLPHEDVKSNDYLHQAGYLFKRFKYLFADLILGYYERTDCHSIISNKSSEEAFQLVEVELSFLYDLLYTKANFVYSWFGILLRVISFLASVSALVTFSILIFFKQNGYSTADITITYILLFGAVVLEVYALVILTYSDWTMLFLTRFGMGRSKQPTNVKRWARIISQYNIMDVCLREAITPRWIGFQKSLGIYEISEKMMNVTWQGVVPELKDLIFQQLKEKSKRIEDNLYDINLCKTLLTHRGDHVLKEIKCDKHLEWSTVGVEFDHSLLLWHIATELCYYDDLTRFNHPSITKSSKISKCLSDYMLYLLVMCPNMLPKGIGEIRYRDTCEEAVRFFKRKKEVIKNHVDKACYELLRVKTEISLEEVKGDRCKSVLFYGNRLGKQLQALKPEDQSNWGCDEKWEMINKVWVELLAYAAVHCGWKEHAQQLRRGGELLTHVCLLMAHLGLSDQYQIQKQFIHQPNRQFFEALFLKAYKKPRSECFLCSLRCLLCISDRSCCCNKDLS